From a single Streptomyces liliifuscus genomic region:
- a CDS encoding helix-turn-helix domain-containing protein: protein MSTRTRADVSHGAFRLDSTVPGAASRGLEAFRRGWETQLGGGFRLPAFSPATIGDFRVKGRAARLSDVTIADLHGASATRTVGTPRGDEDLVRMYVVRQGEWALDGPRDRDEHTVSAGQFLLRHFGHPSAFETAPHTTAKILFLPTAMLGPLLGNRTVTGPVDSAEVRLLVAHTNMVHETIADLSPAGVHAAHSTLIELAKAVAQSRFDDTEPLLAPSLAQAAKDLVDNHLADPELSPMMLARQLRVSVRTLQRAFATVGESVTTYIRHRRLEEARLALTAGPGRPSVSELAAHWQFADSSHFIRAFKKRYGQTPTEYARSTGPTGR from the coding sequence ATGAGTACTCGAACGAGGGCCGACGTTTCGCACGGGGCGTTCCGTCTGGACTCCACTGTCCCGGGCGCCGCGTCGCGAGGACTCGAGGCCTTCCGGCGCGGGTGGGAGACACAGCTCGGCGGTGGCTTCAGGCTGCCCGCCTTCAGCCCCGCCACGATCGGTGACTTCCGGGTCAAGGGCCGCGCCGCCAGGCTGAGCGACGTGACGATCGCCGATCTCCACGGCGCGTCCGCCACTCGAACCGTGGGCACCCCGCGCGGCGACGAGGATCTGGTGCGGATGTACGTGGTCCGGCAGGGCGAATGGGCGTTGGACGGCCCGCGCGATCGTGACGAACACACCGTGTCGGCCGGGCAGTTCCTCCTGCGGCACTTCGGACATCCGTCGGCCTTCGAGACAGCGCCGCACACCACGGCGAAGATCCTCTTCCTGCCCACCGCGATGCTCGGACCATTGCTCGGGAACCGGACCGTCACCGGACCGGTCGACTCGGCCGAGGTGCGGCTGTTGGTGGCGCACACCAACATGGTCCACGAAACCATCGCCGACCTGAGCCCGGCCGGTGTGCACGCCGCCCACAGCACCCTGATCGAGCTGGCCAAGGCGGTGGCGCAGAGCCGGTTCGACGACACGGAACCCTTGCTGGCTCCTTCGCTCGCACAGGCCGCAAAGGACCTCGTGGACAATCACCTCGCCGATCCTGAGCTGTCCCCGATGATGCTGGCGCGTCAACTGCGTGTCTCCGTACGCACGTTGCAGCGGGCCTTCGCCACGGTGGGGGAGTCGGTGACCACCTACATCCGCCACCGGCGCCTGGAGGAAGCCCGCCTCGCCCTCACCGCGGGGCCCGGCCGACCGAGCGTCTCGGAGCTCGCCGCCCACTGGCAGTTCGCCGACAGCAGCCACTTCATCCGGGCCTTCAAGAAGCGCTATGGGCAGACCCCCACCGAGTACGCCCGCTCGACCGGGCCGACCGGGAGGTGA
- a CDS encoding non-ribosomal peptide synthetase — MPMKDVTITELFADRVRCAPMATALRFRGEEMTYRQLDLRAEHLAHRLRDVGIGTEDIVGVCAERSFEMIVALLGVLKAGAAYLPLHPDEPALRLRFMLDHAGARVLLTHRPVLGKLPGLDVTVLDVDGSEVPGATPLPPGGSADGLAYVRYTSGSTGHPKAVAVPHRGVVRLVHDTEWIEFGPDQTFLQLCALTFDPSEFEIWGALLNGGCLVIHPPGPLSLPELADRLRREEITTLWLTTGLFHRMVDRHVDSFGGLRELVAGGDVLSPAHVNRVRRAHPKIRMVNGYGPTENTCFTTSHTVTRRIRGTVPIGTPIAGTRVYVLDEGLRPVPEGEWGELYTGGAGLARGYLHRPELTEQRFPPDPFVPGERMYRVGDVVRRGENGVLEFRCRVDDQVKIAGHRIEPGEIAAALTDQPGVSQAVVIAREDITPGDKVLVAYVVAELPDENPTDLANDLRRALRHRLPRHMVPAAITMVPEFPLTRAGKIDRTGLPAPKLVPRATDTAYESPRTPVETKLAEVFADALAVEEVGIHDDFFAIGGNSLVAADVLARLRGELAADVPAARLFFENPTVAGLAETVAAHTEASTEPSDEDHEGDRACD; from the coding sequence ATGCCGATGAAGGACGTCACGATCACCGAGCTGTTCGCCGATCGCGTGCGGTGCGCGCCCATGGCGACGGCGCTGCGCTTCCGCGGTGAGGAGATGACCTATCGGCAGTTGGATCTGCGGGCCGAACATCTGGCACACCGGCTGCGAGACGTCGGCATCGGGACGGAGGACATCGTCGGCGTATGTGCTGAGCGCTCCTTCGAGATGATCGTCGCGCTCCTCGGTGTGCTCAAGGCAGGAGCGGCCTACCTGCCGCTGCATCCGGACGAGCCCGCCCTGCGGCTGCGGTTCATGCTCGATCACGCGGGTGCCCGTGTTCTGCTCACCCACCGGCCCGTCCTCGGGAAACTGCCCGGTCTCGACGTGACCGTGCTCGATGTGGACGGTTCCGAGGTCCCTGGTGCCACGCCACTTCCACCCGGCGGGTCGGCCGACGGGCTGGCGTATGTGCGCTACACCTCGGGCTCGACCGGCCATCCGAAGGCTGTGGCCGTGCCGCACCGTGGCGTGGTCCGGCTCGTCCACGACACCGAGTGGATCGAGTTCGGCCCTGACCAGACCTTTCTCCAGTTGTGTGCGCTGACGTTCGACCCGTCCGAGTTCGAGATCTGGGGAGCCCTGCTGAACGGTGGCTGCCTGGTCATCCACCCGCCCGGCCCCTTGTCGCTGCCCGAACTGGCGGACCGCCTCCGGCGGGAGGAGATCACGACGCTGTGGCTGACCACCGGGCTGTTCCACCGCATGGTGGACCGCCACGTGGACAGCTTCGGCGGTCTTCGCGAACTCGTCGCCGGCGGGGACGTGCTCTCACCGGCCCATGTCAACCGCGTACGGCGTGCCCACCCGAAGATCCGGATGGTCAACGGATACGGCCCGACGGAGAACACCTGCTTCACCACATCCCACACGGTCACGCGCCGGATCAGGGGCACGGTTCCGATCGGGACGCCGATCGCCGGTACACGCGTGTACGTTCTGGACGAGGGCCTGCGGCCGGTTCCCGAGGGGGAGTGGGGCGAGTTGTACACCGGCGGAGCCGGGCTCGCACGCGGCTACCTGCACCGCCCGGAGCTTACGGAACAGCGGTTCCCGCCCGATCCGTTCGTGCCCGGCGAGCGGATGTACCGGGTCGGAGATGTGGTCCGCCGCGGCGAGAACGGTGTACTGGAGTTCCGTTGCCGCGTCGACGACCAGGTGAAGATCGCCGGCCATCGGATCGAGCCCGGCGAGATCGCGGCCGCGCTGACCGACCAGCCCGGTGTGTCGCAAGCCGTCGTGATCGCCCGGGAGGACATCACGCCGGGTGACAAGGTCCTCGTCGCCTATGTCGTCGCGGAACTCCCGGACGAGAACCCGACCGACCTGGCCAACGATCTGCGCCGGGCGCTCCGCCACCGGTTGCCGCGGCACATGGTCCCCGCAGCGATCACGATGGTCCCCGAGTTCCCGTTGACCCGGGCCGGCAAGATCGACCGTACGGGGCTACCCGCGCCGAAGCTCGTACCGCGCGCCACTGACACCGCGTACGAGTCCCCGAGGACGCCGGTCGAGACGAAGCTGGCCGAGGTGTTCGCCGATGCTCTGGCGGTCGAAGAGGTCGGCATCCACGACGACTTCTTCGCCATCGGCGGCAACTCGCTCGTCGCCGCGGACGTCCTCGCCCGACTCCGCGGCGAACTGGCGGCCGACGTACCGGCGGCCCGCTTGTTCTTCGAGAACCCCACGGTGGCGGGGCTGGCCGAAACGGTCGCCGCGCACACCGAAGCGTCCACCGAGCCGTCCGACGAAGACCATGAGGGAGACAGGGCATGCGACTGA
- a CDS encoding PhzF family phenazine biosynthesis protein, whose product MHQYVIVDVFTTVALQGNPLAVFPDAVGIPAERMQLIAREMNLSETTFVLPARADGDRYVRIFTPINELPFAGHPVLGTAAVLGVSTAVDRLRLETAGGTIPIDFSHRRERTVTAAMRQPIPVREPYARQGDLLDALGLESSTLPVDAYRNGPRHVYVGVESEAALSRLRPDLRALAGHPDMAAICFTRSGDPEEAGDAGGSEGLEGSGERWRMRMFSPAYGVSEDAGTGSAAGPLAVHLARYGLVPFGKRIEIVQGVEMGRPSQMFARAEGNSRRLDTVEVEGSAVITARGTLLA is encoded by the coding sequence ATGCACCAGTACGTGATCGTAGACGTGTTCACCACGGTCGCCCTACAGGGCAACCCCCTGGCCGTCTTCCCGGACGCCGTCGGTATCCCCGCCGAGAGGATGCAGCTGATCGCCCGCGAGATGAACCTCTCGGAGACGACGTTCGTCCTCCCCGCCCGGGCCGACGGGGACCGGTACGTCCGCATCTTCACCCCGATCAACGAACTGCCGTTCGCCGGGCACCCGGTACTGGGCACGGCCGCGGTGCTCGGCGTGTCCACGGCGGTCGACCGGCTGCGGCTCGAAACCGCGGGCGGCACCATCCCGATCGACTTCAGCCATCGACGCGAGCGGACCGTCACCGCCGCCATGCGCCAGCCGATCCCGGTCCGGGAGCCGTACGCGCGACAGGGCGACCTCCTCGACGCGCTCGGCCTCGAATCCTCGACCCTGCCGGTGGACGCCTACCGCAACGGGCCCCGGCACGTCTACGTCGGAGTCGAGAGCGAAGCGGCCCTCTCTCGGCTCCGACCCGATCTGCGCGCGCTGGCAGGACACCCGGACATGGCCGCCATTTGCTTCACGCGCTCCGGGGATCCCGAGGAAGCGGGGGACGCCGGGGGTTCTGAGGGTCTCGAGGGCTCGGGGGAACGCTGGCGGATGCGGATGTTCTCCCCGGCCTACGGCGTGAGCGAGGACGCGGGGACGGGCTCGGCCGCCGGCCCACTCGCGGTGCACCTCGCACGGTACGGACTCGTCCCGTTCGGAAAGCGGATCGAGATCGTCCAAGGGGTGGAAATGGGTCGTCCGTCACAGATGTTCGCCAGGGCAGAGGGCAACAGCCGCCGACTGGACACGGTCGAGGTCGAAGGATCAGCGGTCATCACCGCCCGCGGAACCCTCCTGGCCTGA
- a CDS encoding PhzA/PhzB family protein: MTQHTRPQEWVDDDAELRRTNRATVERYLDMTEGPARLQRHHLFTEDARGGLWTTDTGQPAAVTGRENLYLMAAWSLECFPDWRWTNVEIFETQDPNRMWVECDGEGQIIFPHYPPGHYRNHFIHSFRLDNGKIAEIREFMNPCEQMRALGIEVPVVKRGGIPTDGEVA, from the coding sequence ATGACCCAACACACGAGGCCCCAGGAGTGGGTCGACGACGACGCGGAACTCCGCCGCACCAACCGGGCCACGGTGGAGCGATACCTGGACATGACGGAAGGACCGGCGAGGCTCCAACGCCATCACCTCTTCACCGAAGACGCGCGAGGCGGCCTCTGGACCACCGACACCGGACAACCGGCCGCTGTCACGGGACGGGAGAACCTGTACCTGATGGCCGCGTGGTCGCTCGAGTGCTTCCCCGACTGGCGCTGGACCAATGTCGAGATCTTCGAGACCCAGGACCCCAACCGGATGTGGGTCGAGTGCGACGGAGAAGGGCAGATCATCTTCCCGCACTATCCGCCGGGCCACTACCGCAACCACTTCATCCACTCGTTCCGCCTCGACAACGGAAAGATCGCGGAGATAAGGGAGTTCATGAATCCCTGTGAGCAGATGCGGGCCCTGGGCATCGAGGTACCGGTCGTCAAGAGGGGCGGGATCCCCACCGACGGGGAGGTGGCATGA
- a CDS encoding cytochrome P450, which yields MRLTHPTGDEAIDLDEVDLVGPVLHAEGDPHAIWLAMRTHDPVHWQQLRPDLGFWSATAYDDVARVLRDHTAFTSEHGTLLNLLGRKDPAGGKQLPATDPPRHTRMRSPIQRALNGRAVEGHRGVIRDEVRRLFTGVVDGEPFDFAALTDQLPMAVIGTLMGLDRDDWSHLTFLTTQAVAPDDPEFVRPEGAQATLHRAHRELFACLQDAIAKRQGGGTGDLIDVLSTMEFEDGAGPLTAGEIVSNCYSLLLGANVTTPHVPNAALAELTVTGTYADWADHPELLGSGIEEALRWSSPTSHFIRYATHDVQLGKVTVRAGEAVAAWIGSANRDASVFPDPYTFDIRRNAQRHLAFGVGPHFCLGHALVRITLEEFFQELFAQFEHFEPAGEPEHLHSNFIAGIKHLPLVATRRKGDNWRGRRDGGIEGVSR from the coding sequence ATGCGACTGACACACCCGACCGGAGACGAAGCGATCGACCTGGACGAGGTGGACCTGGTCGGCCCCGTCCTGCACGCGGAGGGCGACCCACATGCCATCTGGCTCGCCATGCGCACCCACGACCCTGTGCACTGGCAGCAGTTACGCCCGGACCTGGGGTTCTGGTCGGCGACGGCCTATGACGACGTGGCGAGGGTGTTACGGGACCACACGGCGTTCACCTCCGAACACGGCACACTGCTGAACCTGTTGGGGAGGAAGGACCCGGCCGGCGGGAAGCAACTTCCCGCGACCGATCCGCCACGGCACACACGCATGCGCTCACCGATCCAGCGCGCGCTCAACGGCCGTGCGGTGGAGGGACATCGCGGAGTGATCCGCGACGAGGTCCGGCGTCTCTTCACGGGGGTCGTCGACGGTGAGCCGTTCGACTTCGCCGCGCTGACCGACCAGTTGCCGATGGCGGTGATCGGGACACTCATGGGCCTCGATCGCGACGACTGGTCCCATCTGACGTTCCTCACCACCCAGGCCGTCGCACCGGACGATCCCGAGTTCGTCCGACCGGAAGGCGCGCAGGCCACCCTGCACCGCGCACACCGGGAGTTGTTCGCCTGCTTGCAGGACGCCATCGCGAAGCGTCAGGGCGGCGGCACCGGCGACCTGATCGACGTACTGTCCACGATGGAGTTCGAAGACGGCGCAGGACCGCTGACCGCGGGCGAGATCGTCTCGAACTGCTACAGCCTGTTGCTCGGCGCAAACGTCACGACACCGCACGTACCGAACGCGGCCCTGGCCGAGTTGACCGTGACCGGCACGTACGCGGACTGGGCCGACCATCCGGAGCTGCTGGGCAGCGGGATCGAGGAAGCGCTGCGCTGGTCCTCACCGACCAGCCACTTCATCCGCTACGCCACGCACGACGTCCAACTCGGCAAGGTCACGGTCCGCGCGGGTGAGGCGGTCGCCGCGTGGATCGGCTCGGCGAACCGGGACGCGAGCGTGTTCCCGGACCCGTACACCTTCGACATACGGCGCAACGCTCAGCGGCACCTGGCCTTCGGCGTCGGCCCGCACTTCTGCCTCGGCCACGCCCTGGTCAGGATCACGTTGGAGGAGTTCTTCCAGGAACTCTTCGCCCAGTTCGAGCATTTCGAGCCGGCGGGTGAACCGGAACACCTGCACTCGAACTTCATCGCGGGGATCAAGCACCTGCCGCTGGTCGCGACGCGCCGCAAGGGGGACAACTGGCGGGGCCGGCGAGACGGGGGCATCGAGGGCGTCAGTCGGTAG
- a CDS encoding FAD-dependent monooxygenase: MNSTVIVGGGLVGLTTAASLKLIGHEVVVLEQAPRIRAVGAGIGLWANALREFDRLGIGPAIRDMGIQQNTWFFNSAGEPVRAPGYTDRDHQFLLVPRPELNSLLADTVGRDRIRVDAHVSGYTETGSDVVVHLANGETLRTDLLIGSDGVHSSVRKQLVPGSDAVAHSGHYAWRAIVPTGDRSTEATVLTVGHRRTRGGYARIARDRTMWMVNQFDAGPLTGSKRERALERAQNLAEAGWNDELLSLIAGTPEESILENQVTLVPELPHWTSAHVALIGDAAHGLSPHIASGGTLGIEDVGVLRSTLAAEADLEKALTTYEHARSSRFEAVREHSAAVEHAGDAVEFAQRYAAFSHWMLTTAPATP, from the coding sequence GTGAATTCCACGGTGATCGTCGGAGGCGGTCTGGTAGGACTCACAACCGCGGCCTCCCTCAAACTCATCGGCCACGAGGTCGTCGTGTTGGAACAGGCGCCGCGGATTCGCGCCGTAGGCGCAGGAATCGGCTTGTGGGCCAACGCGTTACGAGAGTTCGACCGCCTCGGCATCGGCCCGGCAATCCGCGACATGGGTATCCAACAGAACACGTGGTTCTTCAACTCTGCCGGCGAACCGGTCCGCGCTCCTGGTTACACGGACAGGGATCACCAGTTCCTGCTCGTGCCGCGCCCCGAGTTGAACAGCCTCTTGGCCGACACCGTCGGTCGCGACCGAATACGCGTCGACGCCCACGTGTCCGGATACACCGAGACCGGATCGGACGTCGTCGTGCACCTCGCCAACGGCGAGACACTGCGCACGGATCTGCTGATCGGCTCGGACGGCGTCCATTCAAGTGTGCGCAAGCAGCTGGTTCCGGGGAGTGATGCCGTAGCGCACTCCGGCCACTACGCCTGGCGCGCGATCGTGCCGACCGGTGACCGGAGCACAGAGGCCACCGTGCTCACCGTCGGCCACCGCCGAACCCGCGGCGGGTACGCGAGGATCGCCCGCGATCGGACCATGTGGATGGTCAACCAGTTCGATGCCGGACCGCTCACCGGAAGCAAGCGCGAACGGGCCCTGGAACGCGCACAGAACCTGGCCGAGGCGGGATGGAACGACGAACTCCTGTCCCTGATCGCCGGAACGCCGGAGGAATCCATCCTGGAGAACCAGGTCACGCTGGTCCCGGAACTGCCCCATTGGACCAGCGCACACGTCGCTCTGATCGGCGACGCCGCGCACGGACTGTCCCCCCACATCGCTTCCGGCGGCACTCTCGGCATCGAAGATGTCGGCGTCCTGCGCAGCACCCTGGCAGCCGAGGCCGACCTGGAGAAGGCCCTCACCACCTACGAACACGCCCGCAGCTCCCGCTTCGAGGCGGTACGCGAGCACTCGGCCGCCGTCGAACATGCCGGCGACGCAGTCGAATTCGCGCAACGCTACGCCGCATTCAGCCACTGGATGCTCACCACTGCACCCGCCACCCCATAA
- a CDS encoding AraC family transcriptional regulator, protein MNHQKSSTHVAAITRASTDSGTDILSEAIGSVRIGRAQACRVRESGSWGMRFPAFAGSGFHILLRGSGWLIPATGRPRALKAGDVVLTPFGAELGFSHAPGLLKDLPTAAAVVSEDRHSPDPADAEFLCGAYWLDHGQVHPYLRALPELLVVSPGHDRALQLRLLADLLAVDVSDTQPGSGATRPALLDLLLTHALRQWLEQNRDAERTEIDDPAIALALREIHSSLHKPWTVQQLGKSVGMSRTAFTKRFTAMVGKPPMTYLTGRRLSHGARLLRETKAPLATIARQVGYSTEFAFGAAFRREYGISPGRFRDLESRRTCGA, encoded by the coding sequence GTGAACCACCAGAAGAGTTCCACCCACGTGGCTGCCATAACTCGTGCCAGTACCGACTCGGGCACGGACATACTGAGCGAGGCCATCGGCAGCGTGCGGATCGGGCGGGCCCAGGCCTGCCGGGTCAGGGAGTCGGGCTCTTGGGGCATGCGATTTCCCGCCTTCGCGGGCAGCGGGTTCCACATCCTTCTGCGGGGCAGTGGCTGGCTGATCCCGGCAACCGGGCGACCACGTGCACTCAAGGCGGGCGATGTCGTCCTCACCCCGTTCGGTGCCGAACTCGGATTCAGTCACGCACCAGGCCTGCTCAAGGACCTGCCCACGGCGGCAGCGGTCGTGAGCGAGGATCGGCACAGTCCCGATCCGGCCGACGCCGAGTTCCTCTGCGGCGCGTACTGGCTCGACCACGGGCAAGTACACCCGTACTTGAGAGCGTTACCCGAGCTCCTCGTGGTTTCGCCGGGCCATGACCGTGCCTTGCAACTGCGGTTGCTGGCCGACCTGTTGGCGGTGGACGTGTCCGACACGCAACCGGGCAGTGGGGCGACCCGCCCCGCGCTCCTGGACCTGCTGCTGACCCACGCCCTGCGCCAGTGGCTGGAGCAGAATCGCGACGCGGAGCGGACGGAGATCGACGATCCCGCCATCGCCCTCGCGCTGCGCGAGATCCATTCGAGCCTGCACAAGCCGTGGACGGTACAGCAGCTCGGCAAGAGCGTGGGAATGTCACGGACTGCGTTCACCAAACGCTTCACCGCGATGGTGGGAAAGCCACCCATGACATACCTGACCGGCCGACGCCTGAGCCACGGGGCACGTCTGCTCCGGGAGACCAAAGCACCACTGGCGACGATCGCCCGTCAGGTCGGCTACTCCACGGAGTTCGCGTTCGGCGCCGCTTTCCGCCGTGAGTACGGCATTTCACCCGGCCGTTTCCGTGACCTCGAGTCCCGCCGGACCTGTGGAGCCTGA
- a CDS encoding DedA family protein, whose translation MPDWLSLAESLAASPVLYAVLIAVSLLDSFLPLIPSEPVVILAGIAGATGQTNIMLVIAATTTGAFLGDLVPYSIGRLMGERALKRLPVGTKRRKAYDWFERELDSRGGFVLVSTRFIPVGRYLATGTAGVVRYPLRKFMLYVAISTSTWSAYTALSGYLGGVFFQENTLLSIAVGVGFALAVTGAVEFSRYVRRRRNPVKVRTDTLS comes from the coding sequence ATGCCGGACTGGTTAAGCCTCGCGGAGTCTTTGGCGGCGTCACCCGTACTCTACGCCGTCCTCATCGCAGTGTCCTTGCTCGACTCTTTCCTCCCGTTGATCCCGAGTGAACCCGTCGTGATCCTCGCGGGCATCGCCGGCGCGACCGGGCAGACAAATATCATGCTGGTCATCGCCGCCACGACGACCGGCGCCTTTCTCGGCGACCTCGTCCCCTACTCCATCGGCCGGTTGATGGGGGAACGTGCATTGAAGCGTCTACCGGTCGGCACCAAGCGCCGGAAGGCGTACGACTGGTTCGAGCGCGAGCTCGATTCACGCGGCGGTTTTGTGCTCGTATCCACGCGATTCATTCCGGTCGGACGCTATCTCGCCACAGGAACGGCGGGGGTGGTGAGGTACCCGCTGCGCAAGTTCATGCTGTACGTCGCGATTTCCACCTCCACCTGGAGCGCCTATACCGCGCTGTCGGGATACCTCGGCGGCGTCTTCTTCCAGGAGAACACGCTCCTTTCCATCGCAGTCGGCGTCGGGTTCGCGCTCGCGGTAACCGGCGCGGTGGAGTTCTCACGATATGTTCGGCGCCGCAGGAATCCTGTCAAAGTGCGCACGGACACCCTGAGTTGA
- a CDS encoding FAD-dependent oxidoreductase, whose amino-acid sequence MTSVIVVGSGAAGLAAALSARESGAEVTVVEATSTIGGTTALSSGAAWLPNNHLPLAAEDTPERARTYLNALGRSDEHAYGSEPGYGYESAETVMSDRFVDEAPRVAEWLEMRTPLRWATLPVPDCHSTLPGGYEAGRSLEPRPFRATPQVAALVRAALPWRSRATLGELLTGKAAPDLIEQRRQAGVHTAGQALVAALLTAAVDAGVTIRTHARATRFLGTGVAVDGTLLDGRVVLATGGFERDEALVRRFLGGPIAGLTGAPGARGDGLRMAIAAGAALHNTAQAWWCPTIRIPGDAIEGEPVHRILLAERARPGAVLVDCDGHRFTNEARSYHEVGRSLHPTEPSWLIVDATHRRRYPIGPVRPEDSDPDWLQRACTLPELARLIDVPGDALAKTVSRFNWAAAAGEDPDFDRGASPYDSVMGDPGAVHPTLGPLYAPPFYAVPVRPGLGGTSGGPRTDPDGRVLRDDGTSVPGLYAAGNVAAGPFGAAYPGTGATIGQALVFGAQAGRAAAGD is encoded by the coding sequence ATGACCTCGGTGATCGTCGTCGGCTCGGGCGCGGCGGGGCTGGCCGCGGCCCTGTCGGCACGGGAGTCGGGCGCCGAGGTCACTGTTGTCGAGGCGACATCGACGATCGGCGGCACCACCGCCCTGTCCAGCGGGGCGGCCTGGCTGCCCAACAACCACCTGCCGCTCGCCGCCGAGGACACCCCGGAGCGCGCCCGTACCTATCTGAATGCCCTCGGCCGATCCGACGAGCACGCGTACGGGTCCGAGCCCGGGTATGGGTACGAGTCCGCGGAGACAGTCATGTCCGACCGGTTCGTCGACGAGGCACCGCGGGTCGCAGAGTGGCTCGAGATGAGGACACCGCTGCGCTGGGCCACCCTTCCTGTACCGGACTGTCACAGCACGCTGCCGGGCGGGTACGAGGCCGGACGGTCGCTCGAACCAAGGCCGTTCCGTGCCACACCGCAGGTCGCGGCTCTGGTGCGGGCCGCTCTGCCCTGGCGGTCGAGGGCTACCCTCGGCGAACTCCTCACCGGCAAAGCCGCACCCGACCTCATCGAGCAGCGCAGACAGGCCGGCGTACACACCGCGGGCCAGGCACTGGTGGCGGCACTGCTCACGGCCGCCGTCGACGCGGGCGTCACCATCCGTACGCACGCCAGGGCGACGAGGTTCCTCGGCACCGGTGTGGCGGTCGACGGCACACTGCTCGACGGACGGGTCGTACTCGCGACGGGTGGCTTCGAACGCGACGAGGCGCTCGTCCGGCGATTCCTCGGCGGCCCGATCGCCGGTCTCACCGGAGCACCCGGTGCCCGTGGCGACGGGCTGCGTATGGCCATCGCCGCAGGGGCCGCGCTGCACAACACGGCGCAGGCCTGGTGGTGTCCGACGATCCGGATACCCGGCGACGCGATCGAAGGCGAACCTGTGCACCGGATACTCCTCGCCGAGCGGGCGCGCCCCGGTGCCGTGCTGGTCGACTGCGACGGCCACCGGTTCACCAACGAGGCCCGGAGCTACCACGAGGTCGGCCGATCGCTGCACCCAACCGAACCGTCATGGCTGATCGTCGACGCGACCCACCGCCGCCGCTATCCGATCGGTCCGGTCCGCCCCGAGGACTCCGACCCGGACTGGCTGCAACGCGCCTGCACGCTACCGGAGTTGGCGCGACTCATCGACGTCCCGGGCGACGCGCTCGCCAAGACGGTCAGCCGGTTCAACTGGGCGGCGGCCGCCGGCGAGGATCCGGACTTCGACCGAGGAGCGAGCCCCTACGACAGCGTCATGGGCGATCCCGGCGCGGTCCACCCGACATTGGGGCCCCTGTACGCACCACCCTTCTACGCCGTGCCGGTACGGCCCGGACTCGGCGGAACCAGCGGCGGCCCGCGCACCGATCCCGACGGACGTGTGCTGCGCGACGACGGCACGTCAGTACCAGGGCTGTACGCCGCGGGCAACGTCGCCGCCGGCCCGTTCGGGGCCGCCTACCCGGGCACCGGCGCGACGATCGGTCAGGCCCTCGTGTTCGGCGCCCAGGCAGGCAGAGCAGCGGCAGGAGACTGA
- a CDS encoding LysR family transcriptional regulator: MQLDLNLMAVLDALLEEGSVTGAAERLRLSAPATSRSLGRIRRLTGDQILVRTGRTMTPTPYALEIRADVHHLVAQSRAILEPKRTLDLGNLQRTFTIRGNDALTTAIAPHLLTAIRQAGPGLSVRLLAEADIDTNDLRHGRVDLEISSTMPTLPEINHETLGADRLVVAFHPDHPCADAPLTAERFAAADHVIVSRRGRTEDPIDVALKSLSLRRRVVASAPTSTAALHIVSQSKLLVVVSERICRPTLDACGLRIGTPPFDLAPVPVTLAWHQRYDNDRAHAWLRNRVRDSFAGFLGHRPTTGADAAEAGPADV, translated from the coding sequence ATGCAACTGGACCTGAATCTCATGGCGGTGCTGGATGCCCTCCTCGAGGAGGGCAGCGTCACAGGGGCGGCAGAACGGCTGCGCCTGTCCGCCCCGGCCACGAGCCGCAGCCTCGGCCGGATCCGCCGGCTCACCGGAGACCAGATTCTGGTCCGCACAGGCCGAACAATGACACCGACGCCCTACGCCCTGGAAATTCGTGCCGACGTGCACCACCTCGTCGCACAGTCGCGCGCGATCCTCGAACCGAAGCGCACGCTGGATCTCGGCAACCTGCAGAGAACTTTCACCATCCGGGGAAACGACGCCCTCACAACGGCGATCGCTCCCCATCTCCTCACTGCGATCAGGCAAGCCGGACCCGGCCTGTCGGTGCGGCTGCTGGCGGAGGCCGACATCGACACCAACGATTTGCGGCACGGCAGGGTCGACCTGGAGATCAGCTCGACCATGCCGACCCTGCCGGAGATCAACCATGAGACGCTCGGTGCCGACCGGCTCGTGGTCGCGTTCCACCCCGACCACCCCTGCGCAGACGCTCCGTTGACCGCTGAACGCTTCGCTGCTGCCGACCACGTCATCGTGTCCCGACGCGGGCGGACCGAGGACCCGATCGATGTTGCCCTGAAAAGCCTCAGCCTGCGGCGCAGAGTTGTTGCATCCGCCCCCACCAGCACCGCAGCACTGCACATCGTCAGCCAGAGCAAGCTGCTCGTCGTGGTGTCCGAACGGATCTGCCGGCCGACGCTCGACGCCTGCGGACTGCGCATCGGCACGCCGCCGTTCGACCTCGCACCCGTACCGGTGACTCTGGCCTGGCACCAGCGTTACGACAACGACAGGGCACACGCGTGGCTCCGCAATCGGGTACGCGACTCTTTCGCCGGCTTTCTCGGGCACCGGCCCACGACAGGCGCCGACGCGGCCGAAGCAGGTCCGGCCGACGTCTGA